A region of the Chloroflexota bacterium genome:
CGTCCACCCCGCGGCCGGCGACCTCCGCCCGCAGCGCCTGAGCCCACCCGTTCATGGCGAACTTGGTCGCCGCATACATGGCGGATGTGGGCGTCCCCACCAGCCCGGCGACCGAGGAGACCATGACGATTTGGCCGAAGCCCTGCCGGAACATGTGGGGAAGCGCGGATCGCGTGCAGGCGACGGCCCCCCAGAAGTTCACCCGCCACAATGCCTCCGCCGCCTCCAGGGGCACGTGCTCGACCAGGCCTGCCAGGCTCTGCCCCGCGTTGTTCACCAGCACATCGATGCGCCCGAAGTGATCGACCGCACGATCGATGAGGGACTCGCACTGGGACGCGTCGGAGACATCGGTCGGCACGGGCAACGCCTCCCCTCTCGCTCTTGCGATCTCCCCGGCCAACGTCTCCAATGCCCCGGCGGTGCGCGCCGCCAGGACCAGCCGGGCGCCGCGCCGGGCGAACGCTAGCGCCGTCGCCCGCCCGATCCCGGTCGATGCCCCCGTCACCACCACCACACGCCCTCGATAGTCGATCGCCACCATGCCCTCTCCATCCGGTGATGGATCCGGCT
Encoded here:
- a CDS encoding SDR family oxidoreductase — its product is MVAIDYRGRVVVVTGASTGIGRATALAFARRGARLVLAARTAGALETLAGEIARARGEALPVPTDVSDASQCESLIDRAVDHFGRIDVLVNNAGQSLAGLVEHVPLEAAEALWRVNFWGAVACTRSALPHMFRQGFGQIVMVSSVAGLVGTPTSAMYAATKFAMNGWAQALRAEVAGRGVDVIVICPGFVSGTALGEKGKAFGPLARRGGRDNPLSHMTTEQVAAALVRACERRRRRVVLSWYGRLAVWLNAIGPGWVDWLLRTYVDRFVHPGE